A part of Rhopalosiphum maidis isolate BTI-1 chromosome 3, ASM367621v3, whole genome shotgun sequence genomic DNA contains:
- the LOC113557859 gene encoding uncharacterized protein LOC113557859: MKRIQRPRERTVKDFRNPQADILKLLYTGYTFVVEYKENSGKMNESNDIPLDPNKVDDQPERSPNFVGKITNTVRNVTNYLQSNGNRAYFWGAPAIEPENNGADTNSGTGQRATNDPNVTRDEPGLMTTIRITQNQLDKRLQCTICLDDYDINEEAMKLTCGHIFHEKCITHWIIMHGTCPVCRRYYCPGELHLPRERVGPIRSMAQRLYRTIRSPLVYFFPHLGREQVVRGRRRPTPMYRLVRAERVTAATALDRAEHEASEATDDYIFCHVMFVLQNTQNEPHPGPPDAMAANMRSRYGRLHPDVRPAGNPPPDRPEFQFPPDVLMTEYLGHY, from the exons ATGAAACGTATTCAACGGCCAAGAGAACGCACTGTTAAGGATTTTCGCAATCCACAAgcagacattttaaaattgttgtacaCTGGTTATACTTTTGTG GTAGAATACAAAGAAAACAGCGGTAAAATGAATGAGTCCAATGACATACCACTGGACCCTAATAAAGTGGATGATCAACCTGaaag AAGTCCAAATTTCGTtggtaaaattacaaatactgTAAGAAACGTGACCAACTATTTACAGTCTAATGGGAATCGGGC ATATTTCTGGGGAGCACCTGCAATTGAACCTGAGAATAATGGTGCTGATACAAACTCAGGTACTGGTCAACGGGCAACTAATGATCCAAATGTGACACGCGATGAACCGGGATTAATGACTACGATACGTATTACTCAAAATCAGCTTG ataagcGACTCCAATGTACCATTTGCTTGGatgattatgatattaatgagGAAGCGATGAAATTGACTTGTGGCCATATATTTCATGAGAAATGCATTACTCATTggattattatg CACGGCACGTGCCCGGTCTGTCGCAGATACTACTGTCCCGGCGAGCTGCATCTGCCGCGTGAACGAGTCGGCCCGATCCGATCAATGGCCCAGCGCTTGTACCGCACCATTCGCTCGCCGCTGGTGTACTTCTTTCCGCATCTCGGCCGCGAGCAGGTGGTGCGCGGCAGACGTCGGCCCACTCCGATGTACAGACTCGTGCGCGCTGAGCGAGTGACCGCGGCAACGGCGCTGGACCGCGCCGAACACGAGGCCAGCGAGGCGACCGACGACTACATATTTTGCCACGTCATGTTCGTCTTGCAGAACACGCAGAACGAACCGCATCCCGGGCCGCCCGACGCCATGGCCGCGAACATGCGCAGTCGCTACGGCCGCCTGCACCCCGACGTCCGTCCGGCCGGAAACCCGCCGCCGGACCGTCCGGAATTCCAGTTTCCTCCCGACGTCCTAATGACCGAATACCTAGGCCATTACTAG